A single genomic interval of Cucumis sativus cultivar 9930 chromosome 7, Cucumber_9930_V3, whole genome shotgun sequence harbors:
- the LOC101213828 gene encoding uncharacterized protein LOC101213828: protein MKAMAATSNRPLQISPWTCCSSFPRQINTFNTQHRRLSFTNFKGLGIGWYSCGVCVRSPGCVVAAAAGGREREQVSSVWDEEPYELLPNGRIQYIDEQDVASFLDPPKELIPFDPDSYNPAAYLWKKIEEIPEERRHRLLHLLTPRCISRAWGIAGTRYEDPKLVKKTASSLLQNEDGMVLEYYNCLKSGGQIPIGWINRFKKAIFSSKDGKIYGRIINMPLLAGFANSVSPLYFEMKQLKEVMSTEHPCDLAYEFGDGLFDIHEYPEGFPAPAKHLYPFNDQVVVYVRYLGPGVLVGQAWQEGKALEQVPQKLCGEILMIKDYSQQPLQKQ, encoded by the exons ATGAAGGCAATGGCAGCAACTTCGAACCGTCCCCTTCAGATTTCCCCATGGACTTGCTGTTCCTCATTTCCCCGCCAAATCAACACTTTCAATACACAGCACCGGCGTCTTAGCTTTACGAACTTCAAAG GGCTAGGAATTGGTTGGTATAGTTGTGGAGTTTGTGTACGGTCACCTGGTTGCGTGGTTGCTGCTGCAGCGGGAGGGAGGGAGAGGGAGCAAGTATCTTCTGTGTGGGATGAGGAGCCTTACGAATTGCTTCCGAACGGAAGGATACAGTACATAGATGAACAAGATGTAGCATCCTTTCTAGATCCGCCTAAAGAGCTTATACCATTTGACCCTGATTCCTATAATCCCGCTGCGTATCTTTG GAAAAAGATTGAGGAAATTCCTGAGGAACGACGACATAGACTTTTACACCTCCTAACCCCCAg GTGCATATCAAGGGCTTGGGGAATTGCTGGCACGCGATATGAGGATCCAAAGTTAGTTAAAAAAACGGCATCTAGTTTGCTGCAAAATGAAGATGGCATGGTGCTTGAATATTATAACTGCCTCAAAAGTGGAG GACAAATACCTATTGGTTGGATTAATCGTTTCAAGAAG GCAATCTTTTCTTCCAAGGATGGAAAGATATATGGGCGGATTATTA ACATGCCCTTACTGGCTGGATTTGCAAATTCCGTTAGTCCATTGTACTTTGAGATGAAACAGCTTAAGGAAGTGATGTCAACTGAACATCCTTGTGACTTGGCCTATGAATTTGGTGATGGGCTGTTCGACATTCATGAATACCCTGAAGGCTTTCCAGCGCCAG CCAAGCATCTATATCCTTTCAACGATCAAGTTGTCGTATATGTTCGATATCTGGGACCTGGGGTGTTAGTTGGACAGGCATGGCAAGAAGGAAAAGCTCTGGAGCAGGTGCCGCAGAAATTATGTGGTGAAATATTGATGATCAAAGACTACAGTCAACAACCACTCCAAAAGCAATAG
- the LOC101214317 gene encoding ATP synthase subunit epsilon, mitochondrial: protein MASSAAVPFWRAAGMTYITYSNICANLVRNCLKEPYKTEVLKREKVHFSVAKWVDGKPQKPTLRSDTPEA from the exons ATGGCGTCGAGTGCAGCGGTGCCCTTTTGGAGAGCGGCGGGGATGACTTACATCACATACTCAAACATTTGTGCCAATCTGGTCAGGAACTGTCTCAAGGAGCCTTACAAGACCGAGGTTCTCAAACGTGAGAAGGTTCATTTTTCCGTTGCCAAGTGGGTGGATGGCAAGCCCCAAAAGCCCA CTCTTAGGTCGGACACTCCTGAAGCGTGA
- the LOC101213590 gene encoding exocyst complex component EXO84B, with amino-acid sequence MASVKTARSRPTPVKETGAKFEEGINFFRSDKFDADSYVQTRCSLNEKEIKQLCTYLWDLKKASAEEMRKSVYANYAAFIRTSKEISDLEVELSSIRNLLSTQAALIHGLAEGVHVDSVSSSISESTTPNGFLGSGDGYSSDIEKWLVEYPDTLDVLLAERRVDEALATLDEGDRIATEAKEKKTLTPAAIISLQSATAERRQRLADQLAEAACQPSTRGVELRAAISALKKLGDGQRAHSLLLKAHFQRYQYNMQSLRPSSTSYGGAYTAALSQLVFSAIAQASSDSLAIFGRELAYSSELVMWATKQTEAFALLVKRHALASSAAAGGLRAAAECVQIALGHCSLLEGRGLALCPVLLKLFRPSVEQALEANLKRIEESTAALAAADDWVLTYAPATTRQSGRTSSTIFSNAAFQHKLTSSAHRFNFMVQDFFEDVGPLLSMQLGSQTLEGLFQVFDSYINMLIKALPGMEEEANFDGAGSKIVRLAETDAQQIALLANASLLADELLPRAAMKLSPPTQTAYKDDPRRRLSDKQNRHPEQREWKRRLVGSVDRLKDTFCRQHALDLIFTEDGDSHLTAEMYLNMGGNMDDVEWFPSLIFQELFVKLSRIASMAADMFVGRERFATLLLMRLTETVILWLSGDQSFWDDIEEGPRPLGPLGLQQFYLDMKFVMCFAAQGRYLSRNLHRVVNEIISKAMAAFATTGIDPDSVLPEDEWFNDVCQDAIERLSGRPKAINGDRDPNSPTASVSAQSISSVRSHGSS; translated from the exons ATGGCCTCCGTCAAGACCGCTCGGTCTAGACCCACCCCTGTCAAGGAAACTGGCGCTAAATTTGAAGAAGGCATCAATTTCTTCAGGTCTGACAAGTTTGATGCCGATTCCTATGTTCAAACTAGATGCTCTCTTAACGAGAAG GAAATCAAGCAATTATGCACTTATCTTTGGGATTTGAAGAAAGCTTCTGCTGAGGAGATGCGTAAAAGTGTCTATGCAAATTATGCTGCCTTTATACG CACATCAAAGGAGATATCAGATTTAGAGGTGGAGCTCTCGTCCATTAGAAACCTTCTGTCTACTCAGGCTGCTTTAATTCATGGTTTAGCTGAAGGGGTTCATGTTGATTCAGTATCTTCCTCTATTTCTGAAAGCACAACTCCAAATGGGTTTTTAGGATCAGGGGATGGCTATTCTTCAGATATTGAGAAGTGGTTAGTGGAGTATCCTGATACTTTGGACGTTCTCTTAGCAGAACGAAGAGTTGATGAGGCCTTGGCAACTCTTGATGAGGGAGACAGGATAGCTACTGAGgcgaaagaaaagaaaaccttaACCCCAGCTGCAATTATATCTCTGCAATCAGCAACCGCTGAACGAAGGCAAAGGTTAGCAGATCAACTTGCTGAGGCTGCTTGTCAGCCTTCTACTCGTGGGGTTGAACTCCGTGCAGCCATATCAGCACTCAAAAAATTAGGGGATGGACAGCGTGCTCATTCTTTGTTACTAAAAGCACATTTCCAAAGATATCAGTACAATATGCAAAGCCTTCGGCCATCCAGCACTTCATATGGAGGAGCCTATACTGCCGCTCTCTCCCAGCTGGTTTTCTCAGCCATTGCTCAAGCTTCTAGTGATTCCTTAGCTATTTTTGGTAGAGAACTTGCTTATTCTTCTGAGCTTGTGATGTGGGCTACAAAGCAGACAGAGGCTTTTGCACTTCTTGTAAAAAGGCACGCTTTAGCTTCATCTGCAGCTGCTGGAGGTCTCAGAGCTGCTGCAGAGTGTGTTCAAATTGCTTTAGGCCATTGTTCATTATTGGAAGGTCGTGGTTTGGCACTTTGTCCTGtgcttttaaaactttttaggCCTAGTGTTGAACAAGCACTAGAAgctaatttaaaaagaattgaagagaGCACGGCGGCCTTGGCTGCTGCTGATGATTGGGTACTAACATATGCTCCTGCAACCACACGGCAATCTGGCCGAACTTCTAGCACTATCTTTAGTAATGCTGCATTCCAACATAAATTGACTAGCAGTGCTCACCGGTTTAATTTTATGGTCCAG GATTTTTTTGAGGATGTGGGACCTTTACTTAGTATGCAGTTAGGGAGTCAAACTCTGGAGGGATTATTCCAGGTATTTGACTCTTATATCAACATGTTAATCAAAGCATTGCCTGGTATGGAAGAGGAAGCAAATTTTGATGGTGCTGGAAGTAAGATAGTGCGCTTGGCTGAAACAGACGCTCAGCAAATTGCACTCTTGGCAAATGCATCATTGTTAGCCGATGAGCTACTGCCTCGTGCTGCCATGAAACTGTCTCCACCAACTCAAACTGCTTATAAGGACGATCCTCGTCGACGACTTTCAGACAAGCAAAACCGTCACCCAGAGCAAAGGGAGTGGAAGAGGCGGCTAGTTGGCTCTGTGGATAGATTGAAAGATACTTTTTGTCGACAGCATGCccttgatttaatttttacagaGGATGGAGACAGCCATCTCACTGCTGAGATGTACCTAAACATGGGTGGAAATATGGATGATGTTGAATGGTTCCCATCTCTTATATTCCAG GAACTGTTTGTAAAACTGAGCAGAATAGCTAGTATGGCAGCAGATATGTTCGTTGGCAGGGAAAGATTTGCTACGTTACTCTTGATGAGGCTTACAGAAACTGTCATCTTGTGGCTTTCGGGTGACCAAAGTTTTTGGGATGATATTGAGGAAGGCCCAAGGCCTCTTGGCCCTCTTGGTCTTCAGCAG TTCTACTTGGATATGAAATTTGTCATGTGTTTTGCTGCCCAAGGTCGATACTTATCTCGGAATCTGCACAGAGTTGTCAATGAGATCATATCAAAAGCAATGGCTGCATTTGCTACAACAGGAATTGATCCAGATAG TGTACTTCCGGAAGATGAGTGGTTCAATGATGTTTGTCAAGATGCAATAGAAAGATTGAGTGGAAGGCCAAAGGCTATAAATGGGGACAGGGATCCTAACAGTCCAACGGCTTCGGTTTCAGCACAGTCGATTTCTTCTGTTAGATCTCATGGGAGTTCTTAA
- the LOC101213352 gene encoding RNA-binding protein with multiple splicing 2: MAGTGIHPYHQQWPAAAAAPPPPPPQAAAAAPPPIPHPHPPQILVDNPGRHASDEVRTIFITGLPEDVKERELQNLLRWLPGYEASQVNFKGEKPMGFALFSNAQFAIAAKDALQDMVFDAESKSVLHTEMAKKNLFVKRGIVADASVYDQSKRLRTGGDYAHTGYSSPSPFHAPPPPIWGPHGYMAPPPPPYDPYGGYPVPPVPMPAPAPVPAPSSYVPVQNTKDNPPCNTLFIGNLGENVNEEELRGLFSVQPGFKQMKILRQERHTVCFIEFEDVNNATNVHHSLQGAVIPSSGSVGMRIQFSKNPFGKRKDAAYPVSAPGVNGTPQAMAYQ; the protein is encoded by the exons ATGGCCGGTACTGGAATCCACCCGTACCACCAGCAATGGCctgccgccgccgccgcccctcctcctcctcctccacaAGCCGCTGCCGCTGCTCCCCCTCCTATTCCCCACCCCCATCCACCTCAGATCCTCGTCGACAACCCCGGCCGCCATGCCTCTGATGAG GTTCGAACTATATTTATAACAGGGCTTCCTGAAGATGTAAAAGAGAGAGAGCTACAGAATCTTCTCAGATGGTTACCTGGTTACGAGGCTTCACAAGTGAATTTCAAAGGTGAAAAGCCTATGGGCTTTGCGCTCTTCTCCAATGCCCAGTTTGCTATTGCTGCGAAAGATGCCCTCCAG GATATGGTTTTTGATGCGGAGTCTAAGTCAGTGTTGCATACTGAGATGGCCAAGAAAAATCTATTTGTTAAACGAG GCATTGTTGCTGATGCGAGTGTTTACGACCAAAGTAAGCGATTGAGAACAGGTGGTGACTATGCCCACACTGGATATTCAAGTCCATCACCTTTTCATGCCCCTCCACCCCCTATTTGGGGGCCTCATGG GTATATGGCTCCACCACCTCCTCCATATGATCCTTATGGAGGTTACCCCGTTCCTCCTGTACCTATGCCTGCTCCTGCTCCTGTACCAGCACCTAGCAGCTATGTGCCTGTTCAG AACACTAAAGATAATCCTCCTTGCAACACCCTGTTTATTGGCAATCTAGGGGAAAATGTAAATGAGGAGGAACTCAGAGGTCTTTTTAGCGT ACAACCTGGATTTAAGCAAATGAAGATTCTGAGGCAGGAAAGGCACACGGTCTGCTTCATTGAGTTTGAA GACGTGAATAACGCCACCAATGTGCATCATAGTTTGCAGGGTGCTGTTATCCCTAGTTCCGGCTCTGTGGGCATGAGAATACa ATTTTCAAAGAACCCGTTTGGGAAACGGAAGGATGCTGCCTACCCTGTTTCTGCTCCTGGCGTGAACGGAACTCCACAAGCTATGGCATACCAATAG
- the LOC101214723 gene encoding (R)-mandelonitrile lyase-like codes for SEIYVKPDPDYLKFVSNATEFPEVDYYDYIIVGGGTAGCPLAATLSSKFRVLVLERGGVPHGNSNLMSQEGFLTTLMDDVHSRNSPVQAFTSEEGVPNARGRILGGSSAINAGFYSRADQAFFKNSQLKWDLAIVNQSYEWVEKEIVFKPNLKNWQSAVRDGMVEAGIIPYNGFSLDHVMGTKIGGSTFDELGRRHSAADLLSHATPFNIKVAIYANVERILLASTVKRRPKAIGVLYRDQIGTYHHAMLHARGEVFLSAGAIGSPQLLLLSGIGSRPYLSSWGIPVAHHLPYVGHYLYDNPRNGISILAPMPLEQSLIQVAGITESGTYLEAASNVIPFTSPPRSFFIRTPSPPVYLTVATLMEKITGPVASGSMRLASTDVRVNPVVRFNYFGNAVDLERCVNGTRKIGEILRSQAMEGFKFRDWFGRKEFRYVGPAYPEKEDEDGLVLREFCRQSVSTIWHYHGGCVAGKVVDSNYRVIGMEALRVVDGSIFGVSPGTNPQATVMMLGRHVGLQIINQRSAVTTHRVVY; via the coding sequence tcTGAAATTTACGTGAAACCAGATCCCGATTACCTGAAATTTGTGTCCAATGCGACGGAATTTCCCGAAGTAGATTACTACGACTACATAATCGTCGGCGGCGGAACGGCCGGTTGTCCACTCGCTGCCACATTATCAAGCAAATTCCGAGTTCTTGTTCTTGAACGCGGCGGCGTTCCTCATGGAAACTCCAATCTGATGTCTCAGGAAGGATTCTTGACGACTCTTATGGACGACGTCCACTCACGTAACTCCCCCGTGCAAGCATTCACCTCAGAAGAAGGAGTTCCCAATGCCAGAGGACGCATCCTCGGTGGCAGTAGTGCCATTAACGCTGGCTTCTACAGCCGAGCTGATCAAGCCTTCTTCAAAAACTCACAACTCAAATGGGACCTCGCCATCGTCAATCAATCCTACGAATGGGTTGAAAAGGAAATCGtgttcaaaccaaatctcaAGAACTGGCAATCCGCCGTTCGCGACGGAATGGTCGAAGCTGGAATAATTCCGTACAACGGCTTCAGTTTAGACCATGTAATGGGAACCAAAATCGGGGGCTCTACATTCGACGAGTTAGGCCGACGTCATAGCGCCGCCGATCTTCTCTCTCACGCGACGCCGTTCAACATCAAAGTCGCCATCTACGCCAACGTTGAGAGAATTCTGTTAGCTTCCACAGTCAAACGAAGACCAAAAGCAATCGGTGTTCTTTATCGTGACCAAATCGGCACGTATCATCACGCTATGCTACACGCACGTGGAGAAGTATTCTTATCAGCAGGCGCAATCGGAAGTCCGCAATTACTGTTACTCAGTGGAATCGGATCGCGTCCATATCTCTCATCTTGGGGCATTCCAGTAGCTCATCATTTACCCTACGTCGGCCATTACCTCTACGACAACCCTAGAAACGGAATTTCCATTTTAGCGCCGATGCCATTGGAGCAGTCTCTAATTCAAGTAGCCGGAATTACAGAATCAGGAACATACCTTGAAGCAGCATCAAACGTCATCCCGTTCACCTCGCCGCCGAGGTCATTTTTCATCAGAACACCATCGCCGCCGGTGTATCTGACGGTGGCGACACTAATGGAAAAAATAACCGGACCGGTTGCCTCCGGCTCGATGCGGCTGGCGTCGACGGACGTAAGGGTGAATCCGGTGGTGCGATTCAATTACTTCGGAAACGCGGTGGACCTGGAGAGGTGTGTGAACGGGACAAGGAAGATTGGAGAGATTCTACGGAGCCAGGCGATGGAGGGGTTCAAATTCAGGGATTGGTTCGGGAGGAAGGAATTCCGGTACGTGGGGCCGGCTTATCCggagaaagaagatgaagatgggTTGGTGTTGAGGGAATTCTGCCGGCAGAGTGTGAGCACGATATGGCACTACCATGGCGGATGTGTGGCGGGGAAAGTGGTGGATTCTAATTATCGGGTTATTGGAATGGAGGCGCTGAGAGTTGTGGATGGCTCGATTTTTGGGGTTTCGCCAGGTACTAATCCTCAAGCTACGGTTATGATGCTTGGACGACATGTCGGTTTGCAAATTATCAACCAACGCTCTGCTGTTACGACGCATCGTGTAGTATATTAG